DNA sequence from the Cucurbita pepo subsp. pepo cultivar mu-cu-16 chromosome LG06, ASM280686v2, whole genome shotgun sequence genome:
GGCACGCGTGTGCTGGTCCGCTTGTTTCCTTGCCCCATGTGGGGAGTCTTGTTTATTACTTTCCTCAGGGACATAGTGAACAGGTGCCAATTGTTGCATTGATGATAATACAGGAAAGGGGGTTTCTTGatggttttattattattatttttttttttttgcgaaCAGGTGGCGGTTTCTACCAAGAGAACAGCAACCTCACAGATTCCAAATTATCCTAATCTTCCCTCTCAGTTGATGTGCCAAGTTCAAAGTGTTACCTTACATGTACGTGCTTTTGTTCATATTGGAATTTGGATCATCCAATGGAAAATATTTGTTCTGAAGAATCCTCTGCTTTTCTCTTCATTAATGTTTTAGGCTGATAAAGATTCAGATGAAATCTACGCTCAAATGAGCCTTCAACCGGTGAACTCTGTAAGCCAATAGCTTTGAATTTGTGAACAGTTCATAATAGCATCTCTTTTCACGTTCAAATTTGGCCATGGATCAGGAAAAAGATGTCTTCCTTGTTCCGGACTTTGGACTACGGCCGAGTAAACACCCAAATGAATTCTTCTGCAAAACATTGACTGCCAGTGATACCAGCACACATGGTGGGTTCTCAGTGCCACGCAGGGCTGCTGAAAAGCTTTTTCCGCCATTGGTAAGGTTTCAAGTTCATGTCATTTCTTCTCTGCTGTTACCATTCATAGCCTCTATGGTTGATCTTGAAACAGGATTACACAATGCAACCACCAACTCAGGAGCTCGTTGTTCGAGACTTGCATGACAATACCTGGACTTTTCGCCACATCTATCGCGGTGAGTATGGTTGGATATGATAATCTACCCCTTAAGTTGTTTTCCTGATGGGGGTATGCCTTGTTTTTTTATAGGGCAGCCGAAGCGACACCTTCTCACAACTGGGTGGAGTCTATTTGTTGGAGCAAAGAGGCTTAGAGCAGGCGATTCTGTTCTTTTCATAAGGTAAGGTAGCGTTTTTGCCACTTTTTTGTGTGTCAATGCTATGaagtttgaataatttgtCTAATGTGACAATCATGTAGGGATGAAAAGTCCCAGTTGCTGATTGGAGTGAGGCGTGCTAACCGGCAACAAACAACATTGCCATCATCGGTGCTATCCGCCGACAGTATGCATATAGGAGTTCTTGCTGCTGCAGCTCATGCCGCTGCTAATCGCAGTCCATTCACAATCTTTTACAATCCCAGGTTCCATTAACTTTCAAGAGCCTCAAGTTTAGATTTTTCCAACTTTACAtgtgtttctttttccccACAGGGCATGTCCTTCAGAGTTTGTTATTCCCTTAGCCAAATATCGGAAATGTGTATTCGGAACTCAGCTTTCTGCGGGTATGAGGTTCGggatgatgtttgaaacagaGGAGTCGGGAAAACGCCGGTGAGCTTATGACGGGTTTGATTTTGTCCCAATAAATGATTTGGGATGTTCATATAATTGGATTCTAAAGCTATTTGTTGCGCAGATATATGGGTACAATTGTTGGGATTAGCGATTTAGATCCACTTAGGTGGCCAGGTTCCAAGTGGCGAAATCTTCAAGTGGAATGGGATGAGCCAGGGTGCTGCGACAAGCAAAACAGGGTTAGTTCATGGGAAATAGAAACTCCAGAAAGtctcttcatttttccttctctgACTTCGGGTCTTAAACGTCCATTACACGGCGGATTTTTGGGTAAGATTATCCCTTTCTGTGACTTTCAGTGTACTCTAAAAGACCATAAAAATGGGAATGTTTCACTTTAGCAGGAGAAACTGATTGGGAAAGTCTGGTGAAGAGACCAATGCTTCGTGTTCCTGAAAATATACGAGGGGATCTTTCATATGCTGCGCCAAATCTATGCTCTGAACCACTGATGAAGATGCTACTGAGGCCTCAACTCGTTAGCCTTCACGGAGCCACCTTACACCAGGATTCAGCTAACAATTTAGTGAAGATACAGGACATGAAGGACATGCAGCCAGAAACCAATTCTAAAATGAAGCAGCCTATTCCGACAGAAACTGCATCTCCCGGGAATCAAAATCCTGATCCCATAAACCCAAATTCATCACCAAAAGAAAGTTTACCAGGAAAAGTGCACACTTCAGCGGCTACTGAAAGTGAACCTCCAACTGGAGCTGATGATGTTTCAACCAATCAGTCCAATACATTGCCCCCGGTCGGAGATTGTGTGGGGGGAAAACTCAGTGCTAAAGAAGTGAATATGCAGACCCTTGTGAACCAGCTTTCATTTATGAACCAGAATCAGATCCCCATGCAGTCATGGCCGTTGCAGCCTCAGCTTGAATCACTAATCCAACACCCACAACCAATTGACATGCCTCAGCCTGAATTTACGCTGGATGGTGATGGATGTTTGATTAACCCATCCTGTCTGCCTCTTCCTGGAGTAATGAGATCACCCGGGAACCTTTCCATGTTGGCATTGCAAGAATCCTCAACAGTCTTCCCTGAGGCTCTTAATTTTCCCTTACCCTCAACTGGGCAAGACATGTGGGATCCTCTTAATAATATAAGATTCTCTTCTAACCTGAATTGTATGGGTAATGCAAATGTTATGAGAGCCGTTTCAGACGAGAGCAACAACCAAAGTGGGATATATAGCTGTTCTAACCTTGAAATCAGTAATGGTGGAAATACTTTGGTTGATCCTGCTGTTTCGAGTACTATTCTTGATGATTATTGCGCATTGAAAGATGCTGACTTCCCACATCCTTCAGATTGCTTGGTTGGAAACTTCAGCTCAAGCCAAGATGTTCAGTCTCAGATTACCTCTGCTGCTAGTCTTGGAGATTCTCAGGCTTTCTCCAGGCAAGACTTCCATGATAATTCAGGTGGTACTTCCTCTTGCAATGTGGATTTTGATGAGGGCAGTCTTCTGCATAACGGCTCCTGGAATCAAGTCGTACCGCCCATGAGAACTTACACCAAGGTAGGTATCTGTGGTTTTTCTACTAGTTATGGTAACTGACATGATGTTCTTAGTCTGATGGGATTGCATTTACATTACCATGAACAAGGCTGTCTTATTTATGCTGTCACAATGAAAATTGATCTCAAAATTGTTACTGTGCTCTTGTTTCCCTACTCTCAAAATGACAGGTCCAGAAGGCAGGATCTGTTGGGAGGTCTATTGATGTCACTAGTTTTAAGAACTACGACGAACTGTGCTCCGCTATCGAATGCATGTTTGGACTTGAAGGGCTGCTTAATGACCCGAGAGGCTCAGGATGGAAACTGGTTTATGTCGATTATGAGAATGACGTCTTGCTTATTGGCGATGATCCATGGGAGTAAGTTTTCTTCTCGCTATAAGTCCGATTCTTGTTTGTTTAAATATCTTTAGCCTGAAGAGTTGAGAAATAGCAGCTCCTGAATTCAACAAGTCATCTTAGTATTATAGTTGTCATCTTTTGCTGGATTCCCTGGGATGATGTCTGCAGGGAATTTGTGAGCTGTGTACGGTGCATCAGAATCTTGTCGCCCTCAGAAGTTAAGCAAATGAGCGAAGAGGGAATGAAGCTTCTCAACAGTGCTATGATGCAAGGCATCAATTGCTCCATGCCAGAAGGTGGCCGAGGTTAAGACTCAGTTTTCCTTAACCAGTCATGAAGGccgattcttcttcttcggtaGGCGAGAATCGAGTTTAGTATAATTACTGTCACAAGCTCGAAGAAGGCCGAGTGTTAGCATGAAGCTTTCGTCTTGATTGCTGGGAGCTGTAGTTGAAGTAGATTCAGTTCCTGCAAAATTGTACTCTTTCTGAATTCAgtagaacaaaagaaaaaacttcaaCAAGTTAGCCATGCTGCGCCTTCTGAAGGTATACCCACGAACCATCAATCTGGGTATGCGAGGTTCATGATGGAGCCTTATCTTTGTTGCCTGTCTTTCATTTGCATATTTCCGTTGTCTAGAGATTTTACAGTAAGATAATATATTCTAGAGTTTTTGCTCATATTTCTTACAACACGACCCTATAAACTGAACCACAAGATAGAGATCAATACCAATCATAAAGCTTCAACTCAAAAGTGAGGTTAGAGGTGGTACTGTgctagaaaagaaatttcaaacgAGTCTTATTTATCAGTATGGTGTCACCTTTATTTCAAGAACATTCTTCTCACAGGCAGAATTGCCAATCGGAACTGAAAAACTAAGCATACACCATAGAGTATTTGCAGCAATACCAACCCCGTTTAAACAGagaacttttcttttgtttcagcagtgaaggaaaagaaaaaagaaaaaaaaaactgaatctaattaattatcaaGCCAAAAATCACATTCTCCAACCAATGATCGGAGTCTCTCCCTATGCGGTAATTTCCATCTCTTCCATCGCTATAAGCTACATCAGGAAAAGTGTTCATCAATGATGGGCCTTGGCTTCAGCTTTCGCGCGTGACTTGGCCTTTGCCTGGCAAATGCACAAAAATATAGCCAAAAGACACGTTATTAGACAATCAAATTCATATTCTATACAATTAACTGATCAAGATATATAAGACGGTCTATGTTTCATGTGCTTACATGctgtaaaaaaacaaattatacgGCATGGAACTGAAGATGACGTAACCAGAAGAAACTCATCAACAAAAAATGTCTTACAACTAAATGCCTATGGACACATACAGCCAATTTTCTTTCAGAAAACTTTTGGGTCGGAGTTGAGCCAATAAACAGGTACAAGATTTGAACTTTAAGTTTCCAACGAGACTTCTTCCTTAATTAGAAATGCCCATGAAAATAAGGCAGTGAAGAAATCttgtctccaaaagaaaacaagttgAAACCATTAGAGAAACAGGTTACATGATATCTAGTTTAAATGTTGAGTTCATGTCCATTAAGGAGTGAAAATAgtcattattaataaatatggaGTTGATTTAGCAGAGGCGCCATACAATCAACTATAAAAATAAccatttcaataaatttacgAAAACAACAACGGTTGGAACAGAAGTTGATTCCAATTTACCTTCAGAACCTTGAGCTTAATGTTTCCGTAAACCAAACCAAAGGTGAATGCTGATGCACGGGCTACCTGTAGAAATCAATTCCCAAAAAAGATTCAGAATCTCCAATGAACCGATCCATCTCATTCCCAATAAAGGAtataaaaacaacataatgaagaaatacgagaaagaaaataaatttttttgaatcgCAGATCCATCCATTCTCATCAATTACCACCTCGTGGAGAATTCGGAACGAAAAAATCTAGATGCATTGAAATCCTATTCTAACCAGCTTGAAAAGAACAAAGTGGATACGGGACATCACAGGGATCGAGCTAAATAAAATCACTGCAAATGATTAATGGTAAAAGAAACAGTAAATACCAGAGCGAGGGTGCTGGTGCCGGAGTAAGGGCCAGGAGGAAGTGCCATTAGATGCAAATTATGATATCAGTCGCGACAGAGAAATGCTTGGACTTGTCTCCTTCTAGCGCCAATGAGTTCGCCTTTCCCGCCTGGATCGTAGAACCCTAATTTGCTCTCGAATCTTCGATCCGAGTCACCGATCAAATATGGAACTCAAACTAATGGAGGGTAATTTTGGTTAAATGGCCTCCGTACCCAGgctaaaattgtaaatttaattataattattattctaataccaaattatataaatattattttacattttatgtCACCGTTTCCTTCCCTCGTTACAGTGACACGCAGAATCCAAAGGCGTTACGCGATGCCACGACGTGCATCGTCTCTGGTTTACCGGTAATTGAAAACGAAAAGAATAATGGAAGAAACCAGACTCGCCGGTGGATCAGTGAAACTCTTCCGTCGAGTCGTCTGATCTCCGATGAAAAAGCCATCGACTCAAGTCGTTGATAGTGCACTCAGCCTAGCATTTCTCCAGAGATGATGATACTCTCGTTTATCGGCGTCAGGTTTACGCCTCAGACTACTCTAACTCCTtccttccctttctttttataatttgtatcATATTGTattgttctttgtttccttATCACTTCACATACCTGAAATATGTTGCTCAgttgaagttcaaattcaaTTGTTCGCAAGTTTTCTTCATCT
Encoded proteins:
- the LOC111797317 gene encoding auxin response factor 5-like isoform X2; translation: MSSVEDKLKTPMGLVNNTPQTNLLDEMKLLKQMQDQTGARKAINSELWHACAGPLVSLPHVGSLVYYFPQGHSEQVAVSTKRTATSQIPNYPNLPSQLMCQVQSVTLHADKDSDEIYAQMSLQPVNSEKDVFLVPDFGLRPSKHPNEFFCKTLTASDTSTHGGFSVPRRAAEKLFPPLDYTMQPPTQELVVRDLHDNTWTFRHIYRGQPKRHLLTTGWSLFVGAKRLRAGDSVLFIRDEKSQLLIGVRRANRQQTTLPSSVLSADSMHIGVLAAAAHAAANRSPFTIFYNPRACPSEFVIPLAKYRKCVFGTQLSAGMRFGMMFETEESGKRRYMGTIVGISDLDPLRWPGSKWRNLQVEWDEPGCCDKQNRVSSWEIETPESLFIFPSLTSGLKRPLHGGFLGETDWESLVKRPMLRVPENIRGDLSYAAPNLCSEPLMKMLLRPQLVSLHGATLHQDSANNLVKIQDMKDMQPETNSKMKQPIPTETASPGNQNPDPINPNSSPKESLPGKVHTSAATESEPPTGADDVSTNQSNTLPPVGDCVGGKLSAKEVNMQTLVNQLSFMNQNQIPMQSWPLQPQLESLIQHPQPIDMPQPEFTLDGDGCLINPSCLPLPGVMRSPGNLSMLALQESSTVFPEALNFPLPSTGQDMWDPLNNIRFSSNLNCMGNANVMRAVSDESNNQSGIYSCSNLEISNGGNTLVDPAVSSTILDDYCALKDADFPHPSDCLVGNFSSSQDVQSQITSAASLGDSQAFSRQDFHDNSGGTSSCNVDFDEGSLLHNGSWNQVVPPMRTYTKVQKAGSVGRSIDVTSFKNYDELCSAIECMFGLEGLLNDPRGSGWKLVYVDYENDVLLIGDDPWEEFVSCVRCIRILSPSEVKQMSEEGMKLLNSAMMQGINCSMPEGGRG
- the LOC111797317 gene encoding auxin response factor 5-like isoform X1, encoding MSSVEDKLKTPMGLVNNTPQTNLLDEMKLLKQMQDQTGARKAINSELWHACAGPLVSLPHVGSLVYYFPQGHSEQVAVSTKRTATSQIPNYPNLPSQLMCQVQSVTLHADKDSDEIYAQMSLQPVNSEKDVFLVPDFGLRPSKHPNEFFCKTLTASDTSTHGGFSVPRRAAEKLFPPLDYTMQPPTQELVVRDLHDNTWTFRHIYRGQPKRHLLTTGWSLFVGAKRLRAGDSVLFIRDEKSQLLIGVRRANRQQTTLPSSVLSADSMHIGVLAAAAHAAANRSPFTIFYNPRACPSEFVIPLAKYRKCVFGTQLSAGMRFGMMFETEESGKRRYMGTIVGISDLDPLRWPGSKWRNLQVEWDEPGCCDKQNRVSSWEIETPESLFIFPSLTSGLKRPLHGGFLAGETDWESLVKRPMLRVPENIRGDLSYAAPNLCSEPLMKMLLRPQLVSLHGATLHQDSANNLVKIQDMKDMQPETNSKMKQPIPTETASPGNQNPDPINPNSSPKESLPGKVHTSAATESEPPTGADDVSTNQSNTLPPVGDCVGGKLSAKEVNMQTLVNQLSFMNQNQIPMQSWPLQPQLESLIQHPQPIDMPQPEFTLDGDGCLINPSCLPLPGVMRSPGNLSMLALQESSTVFPEALNFPLPSTGQDMWDPLNNIRFSSNLNCMGNANVMRAVSDESNNQSGIYSCSNLEISNGGNTLVDPAVSSTILDDYCALKDADFPHPSDCLVGNFSSSQDVQSQITSAASLGDSQAFSRQDFHDNSGGTSSCNVDFDEGSLLHNGSWNQVVPPMRTYTKVQKAGSVGRSIDVTSFKNYDELCSAIECMFGLEGLLNDPRGSGWKLVYVDYENDVLLIGDDPWEEFVSCVRCIRILSPSEVKQMSEEGMKLLNSAMMQGINCSMPEGGRG
- the LOC111797320 gene encoding uncharacterized protein LOC111797320 — translated: MALPPGPYSGTSTLALVARASAFTFGLVYGNIKLKVLKAKAKSRAKAEAKAHH